In Macadamia integrifolia cultivar HAES 741 unplaced genomic scaffold, SCU_Mint_v3 scaffold453, whole genome shotgun sequence, a genomic segment contains:
- the LOC122068711 gene encoding phospholipase D alpha 1-like, producing MAQIQLHGTLHATIFEVDKLHLGGGPNFTGPKFLAKIVDKIEEHKALGKGNCKLYATIDLGKTRVGRTRVLERETVHPKWYESFHIYCAHMASHIIFTVKDDNPIGATLIGRAYVPVEEILSGKEMDKWVEIVDEQRKPIHGRSKIHVKLQYFPVTRDINWSRGINNPKFSGVPYTYFTQREGCRVTLYQDVHIPNNFIPKIPLSGGKYYEPHRCWEDIFDAISNAKHLIYVTGWSVYTKITLVRDSTRPKHGGDLTLGKLLKKKASEGVRVLMLVWDDRTSVGIFKNEGIMGTHDTETEEFFRNSDVQCVLCGRDPDVGDSLVQGFQTSTMFTHHQKIVVVDSEMPSMASRSSSPHKRRIVSFVGGIDLCGGRYDTPFHSLFRTLNTIHHDDFHQPNFKGSSIQKGGPREPWHDIHCRLEGPIAWDVLHTFEQRWWKQGGKNLLVQLNNLQDIVPSSSPIPEDHETWNVQLFRSIDGGAAFGFPQTPEDAAKAGLVSGKNNIIDRSIQDAYINAIRRAKHSIYIENQYFLGSSFSWKPDHDIKVEDVGALHLIPKEISLKIVSKIEAGERFVAYVVVPMWPEGIPEDDSVQAILDWQRRTMEMMYSDITQALKAKRLKADPREYLTFFCLGNREKKRSGEYEPSEKPENGTDYSRAQQARRFMIYVHAKMMIVDDEYIIIGSANLNQRSMDGGRDSEIAMGAYQPHYLATKQRARGQIHGFRMALWYEHLGMLDKSFLHPESLECVQMVNGVADKYWDIYSRESLDNDPPGHLLRYPIRVGSNGEVTALPGFDCFPDTKARVLGAKSLLLPPILTT from the coding sequence ATGGCACAGATTCAGCTCCATGGCACACTTCATGCCACCATTTTTGAGGTGGATAAGCTGCACTTGGGAGGTGGCCCAAATTTCACCGGTCCAAAATTCTTGGCAAAGATTGTGGACAAAATAGAAGAACACAAAGCATTAGGCAAAGGGAATTGTAAACTCTATGCAACAATTGATCTTGGAAAAACCAGAGTTGGCCGGACAAGAGTGCTCGAACGCGAAACTGTCCATCCTAAATGGTATGAATCTTTTCACATTTACTGTGCTCATATGGCTTCTCATATCATCTTCACTGTTAAAGATGATAATCCCATTGGGGCAACACTCATAGGAAGAGCTTATGTACCTGTTGAGGAAATCCTTAGTGGGAAAGAAATGGATAAATGGGTTGAGATTGTAGATGAACAACGTAAGCCTATTCATGGACGTTCAAAGATCCATGTCAAGCTACAATATTTTCCTGTTACTAGAGATATCAATTGGTCAAGGGGAATCAACAATCCAAAATTTTCCGGTGTTCCTTACACTTACTTCACACAGAGAGAGGGATGCAGGGTTACTCTGTACCAAGATGTTCATATCCCAAACAACTTCATCCCCAAAATCCCTCTTTCAGGAGGGAAGTACTATGAGCCCCATAGATGCTGGGAAGACATCTTTGATGCGATCAGTAACGCGAAGCACTTGATTTATGTAACTGGGTGGTCCGTGTATACTAAGATCACCTTGGTGAGGGACTCGACGAGGCCAAAACATGGAGGAGACCTTACTCTTGGGAAGCTGCTCAAGAAGAAGGCTAGTGAAGGTGTAAGGGTTCTTATGCTTGTCTGGGATGACAGAACTTCTGTGGGTATATTCAAGAATGAAGGAATAATGGGCACCCACGACACAGAGACCGAAGAATTCTTCCGCAACAGTGATGTTCAATGTGTTCTGTGCGGTCGTGATCCTGATGTTGGTGATAGCTTGGTTCAGGGCTTTCAGACATCAACAATGTTCACTCATCATCAGAAGATTGTGGTGGTAGACAGTGAGATGCCCTCTATGGCCAGCAGATCATCATCTCCGCATAAAAGGAGAATTGTGAGTTTTGTTGGGGGTATTGATCTTTGTGGTGGGAGATATGATACACCATTCCATTCCCTTTTCAGGACTTTGAACACAATTCACCATGATGATTTTCATCAGCCCAACTTCAAAGGTTCTTCCATCCAGAAAGGGGGTCCAAGGGAGCCTTGGCATGATATTCACTGTAGACTAGAAGGACCCATAGCTTGGGATGTCCTACACACCTTTGAGCAAAGATGGTGGAAGCAAGGTGGGAAGAACCTTCTTGTTCAGCTCAACAATTTACAAGACATTGTTCCATCATCATCCCCAATTCCCGAAGACCATGAAACATGGAATGTTCAGTTATTTCGATCCATCGATGGTGGTGCAGCTTTTGGATTCCCTCAGACACCTGAAGATGCGGCCAAAGCAGGGCTCGTTAGCGGCAAGAACAACATCATCGACCGAAGCATTCAAGATGCTTATATCAATGCCATTCGAAGAGCAAAGCATTCCATTTACATCGAAAATCAGTATTTCCTTGGAAGCTCATTCTCTTGGAAGCCAGATCATGACATCAAGGTTGAAGATGTTGGTGCCTTGCATCTCATTCCAAAAGAGATCTCACTAAAGATTGTAAGTAAGATTGAAGCAGGGGAGAGGTTTGTTGCCTATGTTGTGGTCCCTATGTGGCCAGAAGGTATTCCTGAAGATGATTCAGTCCAAGCAATTTTAGATTGGCAGAGAAGGACAATGGAAATGATGTATTCTGATATCACACAGGCCCTTAAAGCTAAGAGGCTTAAGGCAGATCCCAGGGAGTACTTGACATTCTTTTGCCTTGGcaatagagagaagaagaggagtggTGAATATGAACCTTCAGAGAAACCAGAGAATGGAACTGATTACAGTAGAGCACAACAGGCACGGCGATTCATGATATATGTTCACGCGAAGATGATGATAGTCGATGATGAATACATAATCATTGGTTCTGCTAACCTCAATCAGAGGTCAATGGATGGTGGCAGAGACTCAGAGATTGCCATGGGAGCATATCAGCCTCATTATCTAGCAACCAAGCAAAGGGCAAGAGGTCAGATCCATGGGTTCAGAATGGCATTGTGGTATGAGCATCTTGGCATGCTTGACAAATCCTTCCTCCATCCTGAGAGTTTGGAATGTGTTCAGATGGTGAATGGGGTTGCAGACAAGTACTGGGATATTTACTCTAGAGAGTCTTTAGACAATGACCCACCAGGCCATCTGCTTAGGTACCCAATTCGAGTCGGTAGCAATGGTGAAGTTACTGCGCTTCCAGGATTCGACTGTTTCCCTGATACAAAGGCTCGTGTTCTTGGTGCCAAATCTTTGTTACTTCCCCCAATCCTCACTACATAG